In the genome of Monodelphis domestica isolate mMonDom1 chromosome 2, mMonDom1.pri, whole genome shotgun sequence, one region contains:
- the LOC130456940 gene encoding cytoskeleton-associated protein 2-like produces SIKSPVENIIAIYEEAILTGAQPMEEKRHALADILTMKSQVKGNDGENVDEVCSANEEIKKLCDEVLNQDKVDVAGTSAEENSESKDKDHNTKNDKVEDSTSVLETPDKETRGSYAIKYNVSTTPYLQSVKMKMNFDENSASFKDLKFMTPVRRSRCLQEKFCKLPGMLKDHYPCVSSLEQLAELGSETSAYICRQNTALFFDPLSNAHIPEEVNH; encoded by the exons TCAATTAAAAGCCCTGTTGAAAATATCATAGCAATATATGAAGAAGCCATTCTTACTGGGGCTCAGCCTATGGAAGAAAAGCGACATGCACTTGCAGATATCCTAACGATGAAGAGTCAAGTGAAGGGTAATGATGGGGAGAATGTTGATGAGGTTTGTTCGGCtaatgaagagataaaaaaattatGTGATGAAGTTTTAAATCAGGATAAAGTTGATGTAGCTGGGACATCAgcagaagaaaattcagaatcAAAAGATAAAGATCATAATACAAAGAAT GATAAAGTGGAAGATTCAACAAGTGTTTTAGAGACTCCTGATAAGGAAACCAGAGGGTCTTATGCTATTAAATATAATGTGTCAACTACTCCATACTTGCAAAgtgtaaaaatgaagatgaattttGATGAAAATAGTGCTTCGTTTAAAGACTTGAAGTTTATGACACCAGTGAGGCGTTCTCGATGTCTTCAGGAGAAGTTTTGTAAATTACCAGGTATGTTAAAAGACCATTATCCCTGTGTTTCTTCACTGGAACAGTTAGCAGAACTGGGAAGTGAAACCAGTGCCTATATATGCCGTCAAAATACTGCATTAT TTTTTGATCCTTTATCAAATGCACACATCCCTGAAGAAGTAAACCATTAA